From the genome of Amycolatopsis sp. NBC_01488, one region includes:
- the murG gene encoding undecaprenyldiphospho-muramoylpentapeptide beta-N-acetylglucosaminyltransferase: MSKPVKGAERAASGRGPVVVVAGGGTAGHIEPALALADAVKRLRPDATVVALGTERGLENKLVPARGYELALIPPVPLPRKPTPELLRLPLRVRDSVRKTREVLDRVGADVVVGFGGYVALPAYLAARGRVPIVVHEANQSPGLANKVGARFAARVAVAVPGTPLPKAEVVGIPLRRSITSLDRAALRAEARAHFGLDPDAPTLLVFGGSQGAQSINAAVSGAAKDLADAGVGVLHAHGPKNTLVVQEFPGKPAYVPVPYLERMDLAYAAADVAICRSGAMTVAEVTSVGLPAVFVPLPIGNGEQATNARPAVDAGAALMVDDADLTPAKVAELVIPLVTDADRVAKMGAAAVGMGHREADETLARIVLEAAGA, encoded by the coding sequence GTGAGTAAGCCCGTCAAGGGAGCCGAGCGAGCCGCCTCGGGCAGAGGGCCCGTGGTCGTGGTCGCCGGAGGTGGCACCGCAGGACACATCGAACCCGCCCTCGCCCTGGCCGACGCCGTCAAGCGGCTGCGCCCGGACGCGACGGTCGTCGCGCTGGGCACCGAGCGCGGCCTGGAGAACAAGCTCGTCCCGGCCCGCGGCTACGAGCTGGCGCTGATCCCGCCCGTGCCGCTGCCGCGCAAGCCGACGCCGGAGCTGCTGCGGCTGCCACTGAGGGTGCGCGACTCGGTCCGCAAGACCCGCGAGGTGCTGGACCGGGTCGGCGCGGACGTCGTCGTCGGCTTCGGCGGCTACGTCGCCCTGCCGGCCTACCTGGCCGCGCGCGGGCGCGTCCCGATCGTCGTCCACGAGGCCAATCAGTCGCCCGGCCTGGCGAACAAGGTGGGCGCGCGGTTCGCCGCGCGCGTCGCCGTCGCCGTTCCGGGCACTCCGCTGCCGAAGGCCGAAGTCGTCGGGATCCCGCTGCGGCGGTCGATCACGTCGCTCGACCGCGCCGCGCTGCGCGCCGAGGCCCGCGCGCACTTCGGGCTGGACCCGGACGCGCCGACGCTGCTCGTGTTCGGCGGGTCGCAGGGCGCGCAGTCGATCAACGCCGCGGTGTCCGGCGCGGCCAAGGACCTGGCCGACGCCGGGGTCGGCGTGCTGCACGCGCACGGCCCGAAGAACACGCTGGTCGTCCAGGAGTTCCCGGGCAAGCCGGCCTACGTGCCGGTGCCGTACCTGGAGCGGATGGACCTGGCCTACGCGGCGGCCGACGTCGCGATCTGCCGCTCGGGCGCGATGACCGTCGCCGAGGTGACCTCGGTCGGGCTGCCCGCGGTGTTCGTCCCGCTGCCCATCGGCAACGGCGAGCAGGCCACCAACGCCCGGCCGGCGGTCGACGCCGGGGCCGCGCTGATGGTCGACGACGCCGACTTGACCCCGGCCAAGGTCGCCGAGCTGGTGATCCCGCTGGTCACCGACGCGGACCGGGTCGCGAAGATGGGCGCGGCCGCGGTCGGCATGGGCCACCGCGAGGCCGACGAGACCCTCGCCCGCATCGTTTTGGAGGCCGCCGGTGCCTGA
- the murC gene encoding UDP-N-acetylmuramate--L-alanine ligase produces the protein MPELPEELRRAHLIGIGGAGMSGIARILLARGAFVSGSDAKESRALLSLRAQGAELFVGQSAANLSALAEPPSAVVVSTAIKETNPELVAARAAGIPVLHRAEALAGLMAGHRVACIAGTHGKTSTTSMLTVALQHCRLDPSFAIGGDLNESGANAHHGEGGIFVAEADESDGSFLAYSPSVAVVTNIEPDHLDHHGTAEAYTKVFTEFVGRIVPGGLLIVCGDDPAADELGKQASELGVRVRRYGRTVTDSGDARVLDYAPAPDGGVVQLLLDGSELSVRVAVPGEHMALNAVAALLAGIELGAPAADLADGLAAFGGVRRRFEFKGRAGDVRVYDDYAHHPTEVSAQLRAVRTAAGSGRVIVVFQPHLYSRTKTFSAEFADALSHADEVVVLDVYGAREEPEPGVTGALIADAVTVPVHYQPAFDVAAGLVAGLARPGDLVVTMGAGDVTQLGPEILAELDKR, from the coding sequence GTGCCTGAGTTGCCTGAAGAGCTGCGCCGGGCGCACCTGATCGGGATCGGCGGCGCCGGCATGTCCGGCATCGCCCGGATCCTGCTGGCGCGCGGGGCTTTCGTGTCGGGCTCGGACGCCAAGGAGTCGCGGGCGCTGCTGTCGTTGCGCGCGCAGGGTGCCGAGTTGTTCGTCGGCCAGAGCGCCGCGAACCTCTCGGCGCTGGCCGAGCCGCCGTCCGCCGTGGTCGTCTCGACGGCGATCAAGGAGACGAACCCCGAGCTGGTCGCGGCGCGCGCCGCCGGGATCCCGGTGCTGCACCGCGCGGAGGCGCTGGCCGGGCTGATGGCGGGCCACCGCGTCGCCTGCATCGCGGGCACGCACGGCAAGACGTCGACGACGTCGATGCTCACCGTGGCACTGCAGCACTGCCGGCTCGACCCGTCGTTCGCCATCGGCGGCGACCTCAACGAGTCCGGCGCCAACGCCCACCACGGCGAGGGCGGCATCTTCGTCGCCGAGGCCGACGAGAGCGACGGCTCGTTCCTGGCCTACTCGCCGTCGGTCGCGGTCGTGACGAACATCGAGCCGGACCACCTGGACCACCACGGCACGGCCGAGGCCTACACGAAGGTGTTCACCGAGTTCGTCGGCCGGATCGTGCCGGGCGGGTTGCTGATCGTCTGCGGTGACGACCCCGCGGCCGACGAGCTGGGCAAGCAGGCGTCGGAGCTGGGAGTGCGGGTCCGTCGCTACGGCCGCACGGTGACCGACTCCGGCGACGCACGCGTCCTGGACTACGCCCCGGCGCCGGACGGCGGCGTCGTGCAGCTCCTGCTGGACGGCTCGGAGCTGTCGGTGCGGGTCGCCGTGCCCGGTGAGCACATGGCGTTGAACGCCGTCGCGGCGCTGCTCGCCGGGATCGAGCTGGGCGCGCCCGCGGCCGACCTGGCGGACGGGCTCGCGGCGTTCGGCGGCGTGCGGCGCCGGTTCGAGTTCAAGGGCCGGGCCGGCGACGTCCGCGTCTACGACGACTACGCCCACCACCCGACCGAGGTGTCCGCGCAGCTGCGCGCGGTGCGGACGGCGGCCGGGTCCGGGCGGGTGATCGTGGTGTTCCAGCCGCACCTGTACTCGCGGACCAAGACGTTCTCGGCGGAGTTCGCCGACGCGCTGTCGCACGCCGACGAGGTCGTCGTGCTGGACGTCTACGGCGCGCGCGAGGAACCGGAGCCGGGCGTGACGGGCGCGCTGATCGCCGACGCGGTGACCGTGCCGGTGCACTACCAGCCCGCGTTCGACGTCGCCGCCGGCCTGGTGGCGGGCCTCGCGCGCCCGGGCGACCTCGTCGTCACCATGGGCGCCGGGGACGTGACGCAGCTGGGGCCGGAGATCCTCGCCGAGCTGGACAAGCGCTGA
- a CDS encoding cell division protein FtsQ/DivIB, with the protein MSPTRERRRPSEEDERERAALARERRRPSEEDERERAALARERRGRRSEEERRRTRAATRPTPRTRPHRRVEIRRRWVALLSVLTVIALVYLLFFSSMLGAKDVSVSGSRTVSADQIRAVAAVPLDKPMLRLSTDDIRDRVAAMPGIATVEVSRSWPNTVEITVTERTAIAFFDSGPGGDGVHLVDGGGVVFKTVPARPAGLPELKLPKVSADDPVTRAVTAVLGVIPEQLLKQVTTATAKTPASVEFTLSSGKIVRWGTAEQTDRKAKVLAALLTQDGKVYDVAAPELPTITS; encoded by the coding sequence ATGAGTCCGACCAGGGAACGCCGCCGTCCGTCCGAAGAGGACGAACGGGAGCGCGCTGCCCTGGCGCGGGAACGCCGCCGTCCGTCCGAAGAGGACGAACGGGAGCGCGCTGCCCTGGCGCGGGAACGCCGGGGGCGGCGGTCGGAAGAAGAACGCCGCCGCACCCGCGCGGCCACGCGCCCCACGCCGCGCACCCGGCCCCACCGGCGGGTCGAGATCCGCCGCCGGTGGGTGGCGCTGCTCTCGGTGCTGACCGTGATCGCCTTGGTGTACCTGCTGTTCTTCAGCTCGATGCTCGGGGCGAAGGACGTCTCGGTCAGCGGCTCGCGCACGGTGTCCGCCGACCAGATCCGCGCGGTGGCGGCGGTGCCGCTGGACAAGCCAATGCTGCGGCTGAGCACCGACGACATCCGCGACCGGGTGGCCGCGATGCCGGGCATCGCGACGGTCGAGGTCTCGCGGTCGTGGCCGAACACGGTCGAGATCACGGTGACCGAGCGGACGGCGATCGCGTTCTTCGACAGCGGCCCGGGCGGCGACGGCGTCCACCTCGTCGACGGCGGCGGCGTGGTGTTCAAGACGGTGCCTGCGCGGCCTGCGGGGTTGCCGGAACTCAAGCTGCCGAAGGTGTCGGCGGACGACCCGGTGACGCGCGCGGTGACGGCGGTGCTCGGGGTGATCCCGGAGCAGCTGCTGAAGCAGGTCACGACGGCCACGGCGAAGACCCCGGCGAGCGTCGAGTTCACGCTGTCGAGCGGGAAGATCGTCCGCTGGGGAACGGCGGAGCAGACCGACCGCAAGGCCAAGGTCCTGGCGGCCCTGCTCACCCAGGACGGCAAGGTCTACGACGTCGCGGCGCCCGAGCTGCCGACCATCACTTCCTGA
- a CDS encoding NAD(P)H-binding protein — MTILVTGATGSVGRLVVDELLAAGVSVRALTVDPARAALPAEAEVVVGSLARPSTLPLEGVDAVYLAPMARTVRRFCERAIDAGIKRVVALSGSSVGDDHEGSSGNEYGAVEAAVREAGFAWTFLRPGVFMNNTLDWAGMVRAGEVTVAYGDATQTPIDLGDIAAVAARVLTTEGHVGQTYVLSGPEAISLRGQVATLESVLGKEIRFRELTRAEQRAQWVGYGVPEPVVDWLLDGFEETLRHPQVPTGVVEELLGRPGTTYASWVAARRDVFA, encoded by the coding sequence ATGACGATCCTGGTGACGGGCGCGACCGGCAGCGTGGGACGGCTGGTGGTCGACGAACTGCTGGCGGCGGGAGTCTCGGTGCGGGCGCTGACCGTGGATCCCGCGCGGGCCGCACTGCCCGCGGAGGCCGAGGTGGTCGTCGGGTCGCTGGCCCGGCCGTCGACGCTGCCGCTCGAGGGGGTCGACGCCGTGTACCTGGCGCCGATGGCGCGGACCGTCCGGCGGTTCTGCGAGCGGGCGATCGACGCGGGGATCAAGCGCGTCGTCGCGTTGTCGGGCAGCAGTGTCGGCGACGATCACGAGGGGTCCAGCGGCAACGAGTACGGCGCCGTCGAGGCCGCCGTGCGGGAAGCCGGCTTCGCGTGGACGTTCCTGCGGCCCGGCGTGTTCATGAACAACACGCTCGACTGGGCGGGCATGGTCCGCGCGGGAGAGGTCACGGTGGCCTACGGCGATGCGACGCAGACCCCGATCGACCTCGGCGACATCGCCGCGGTGGCCGCCCGCGTGCTGACCACCGAAGGCCACGTCGGCCAGACCTATGTCCTCAGTGGACCGGAGGCGATCAGCCTGCGCGGGCAGGTCGCGACACTGGAATCCGTGCTGGGTAAGGAGATCCGGTTCCGCGAGCTGACCCGGGCGGAGCAGCGCGCCCAGTGGGTCGGCTACGGCGTCCCGGAGCCGGTCGTCGACTGGCTGCTGGACGGCTTCGAGGAGACGCTGCGGCACCCGCAGGTGCCGACCGGCGTCGTCGAGGAGCTGCTGGGCCGTCCGGGCACGACGTACGCTTCGTGGGTGGCCGCGCGCCGGGACGTCTTCGCCTAG
- a CDS encoding MFS transporter produces MTETEQKAPPGWLVLLLAVSCGLTVANLYYAQPLLAELRHTFGVGEAAAGGVVTATQIGYAAGMLLLVPLGDRLENRGLVATLLAVACAGLVVTGVAPGFAVLLIASLVVGAASVVVQILVPFAADISPDAIRGRIVGRVVSGLLFGILLSRVVASLLAEVTGWRVVFLISAALMAALAVVLRFILPRRAPKTDVHYGQLLRSTLAMAKKHPALRHRALYQSAMFGAFSAFWTTIAFVLTAPPFNYSQLGVGLFALAGAAGAAVAPLAGRWSDHGHGRRLTAGAFVLCAAAFALAGFGAHSVIMLAIAAIAIDSAVQATLVTGQHVIYQLDPSARARVNSVYLGTFFIGGAIGSQAGSIAYHLGGWTAVVVFAGVLPLLGLAGMTRTEV; encoded by the coding sequence ATGACCGAGACCGAGCAGAAAGCGCCGCCCGGGTGGCTGGTGCTGCTGCTGGCCGTCTCCTGTGGACTGACCGTCGCCAACCTCTACTACGCCCAGCCGCTGCTCGCCGAGCTGCGGCACACCTTCGGAGTCGGCGAAGCCGCCGCCGGCGGGGTCGTCACCGCCACCCAGATCGGCTACGCCGCTGGGATGCTGCTGCTCGTCCCGCTCGGTGACCGCCTCGAGAACCGCGGCCTCGTCGCGACGCTGCTCGCGGTCGCGTGCGCCGGCCTCGTCGTCACCGGGGTCGCGCCCGGGTTCGCCGTGCTGCTCATCGCCTCGCTCGTCGTCGGGGCGGCGTCGGTCGTCGTGCAGATCCTCGTCCCGTTCGCCGCCGACATCTCCCCCGACGCCATCCGCGGCCGGATCGTCGGGCGCGTCGTGAGCGGGCTGCTGTTCGGCATCCTGCTCTCCCGCGTCGTCGCCAGCCTGCTGGCCGAGGTGACCGGCTGGCGCGTGGTGTTCCTGATCTCGGCGGCCCTGATGGCCGCGCTCGCCGTCGTGCTGCGGTTCATCCTGCCGCGCCGGGCACCCAAGACCGACGTCCACTATGGACAGTTGCTGCGCTCGACGCTGGCCATGGCGAAGAAGCACCCCGCGCTGCGTCACCGCGCGCTGTACCAGTCGGCGATGTTCGGGGCGTTCAGCGCGTTCTGGACGACGATCGCGTTCGTGCTCACCGCGCCGCCGTTCAATTACAGCCAGCTCGGCGTCGGCCTGTTCGCGCTGGCCGGAGCGGCGGGCGCCGCGGTGGCGCCGCTGGCCGGGCGGTGGTCGGATCACGGCCACGGCCGGCGGCTCACCGCGGGCGCGTTCGTCCTCTGCGCGGCGGCCTTCGCGCTCGCCGGCTTCGGCGCGCACAGCGTCATCATGCTGGCGATCGCCGCGATCGCGATCGACTCGGCCGTCCAGGCGACGCTGGTGACCGGTCAGCACGTGATCTACCAGCTCGACCCGTCGGCCCGTGCCCGGGTCAACAGCGTCTACCTGGGCACGTTCTTCATCGGCGGCGCGATCGGCTCCCAGGCGGGCTCGATCGCCTACCACCTGGGCGGCTGGACGGCGGTCGTCGTGTTCGCCGGCGTGCTCCCGCTGCTCGGCCTGGCCGGGATGACGCGCACCGAGGTCTAG
- a CDS encoding CGNR zinc finger domain-containing protein, producing MTDRFRAGAGRLCLDFVRTLRYRGTPEEREELPDAAAWGAWIDQLGPFAAPVHPASAADAQVLREAIYELLTGEVREPVRRRLNRFAALPVPAPSLTTAGELRWQAADPAEAMLALLARDALELVTSPESGRVRRCAGERCGALFLDTSRPGTRRWCSMEICGNQAKKSTYRAKVSVS from the coding sequence ATGACGGACCGATTCCGCGCAGGCGCGGGCAGGCTGTGCCTCGACTTCGTCCGGACGCTGCGCTACCGCGGGACACCGGAGGAGCGGGAGGAGCTGCCCGACGCGGCGGCGTGGGGAGCGTGGATCGACCAGCTGGGCCCGTTCGCGGCCCCGGTTCACCCGGCTTCGGCGGCGGACGCGCAGGTGCTGCGGGAGGCGATTTACGAGCTGCTCACCGGTGAAGTGCGGGAGCCGGTGCGCCGGCGGTTGAACCGGTTCGCGGCGCTGCCGGTGCCCGCACCCTCGCTGACGACCGCGGGCGAACTTCGCTGGCAGGCGGCGGATCCCGCGGAGGCGATGCTGGCACTGTTGGCGAGGGACGCGCTGGAGCTGGTGACGTCCCCGGAGTCGGGACGAGTACGCCGCTGCGCGGGCGAGCGGTGCGGCGCGCTGTTCCTGGACACGTCGAGGCCGGGCACGCGGCGGTGGTGCTCGATGGAGATCTGCGGGAACCAGGCGAAGAAGTCGACTTATCGAGCCAAGGTTTCGGTCTCCTGA
- a CDS encoding DUF6879 family protein: protein MLLDLDRWREIFRGFSKSAFRLETHQVYTMPDEREDFERFLAGLPARPDDNHEWHERVRGYVAAGKTIQRAKVIRRPLTDYNRYLLAEGIPDNVKAGEDYRIIDVDDEDTGLPDQDFWLFDERVVVHLDYESDGTQCGRQLVDKPDLAKYLRWRDLAVQLGVPFDEWHAGP, encoded by the coding sequence ATGCTCTTGGATCTTGACCGGTGGCGCGAGATCTTCCGCGGTTTCTCGAAGTCGGCCTTCCGGCTGGAGACGCACCAGGTCTACACCATGCCGGACGAGCGCGAGGACTTCGAACGGTTCCTCGCGGGTCTGCCCGCCCGGCCTGACGACAACCATGAATGGCACGAGCGAGTTCGCGGGTACGTCGCAGCGGGCAAAACGATTCAGCGGGCGAAGGTCATTCGACGGCCCCTGACCGACTACAACCGGTATCTCCTCGCCGAGGGCATTCCCGATAACGTCAAAGCGGGCGAAGACTACCGGATCATCGACGTCGATGACGAGGACACCGGTCTCCCCGATCAGGACTTCTGGCTGTTCGATGAACGTGTCGTGGTTCACCTCGACTACGAGTCCGACGGCACCCAGTGCGGCCGTCAACTGGTCGACAAGCCGGATCTCGCGAAGTACCTGCGCTGGCGTGATCTCGCCGTGCAACTGGGGGTTCCGTTCGACGAGTGGCATGCTGGACCCTGA
- a CDS encoding DinB family protein: protein MTERPQRPKVPLTGSEREILTSLLDYHRATVAWKGGGLTEDQARRVHLPSELTTVAGLIAHLTLNEWFWFAVVVDGEEDTWEAKLEQDPDAEFRVPADTKLETLLADYEKHCARSREIVAKHGLDDEVTHKEETFNVRWVVTHMIEETARHVGHLDVLRELTDGVTGD, encoded by the coding sequence ATGACCGAACGACCGCAGCGCCCGAAGGTCCCGCTCACCGGCAGCGAGCGCGAGATCCTCACCAGCCTGCTCGACTACCACCGCGCGACGGTCGCCTGGAAGGGCGGCGGGCTCACCGAGGACCAGGCCCGGCGAGTCCACCTGCCCAGCGAGCTGACCACCGTCGCCGGGCTGATCGCCCACCTCACGCTCAACGAGTGGTTCTGGTTCGCCGTGGTCGTCGACGGCGAAGAGGACACCTGGGAGGCGAAGCTCGAGCAGGACCCGGATGCGGAGTTCCGGGTCCCGGCGGACACCAAGCTCGAAACCCTCCTGGCGGACTACGAAAAGCACTGCGCCCGCAGCCGCGAAATCGTCGCGAAGCACGGCCTGGACGACGAAGTCACGCACAAGGAGGAGACGTTCAACGTCCGCTGGGTCGTCACGCACATGATCGAGGAGACGGCCCGGCACGTCGGCCACCTCGACGTCCTGCGCGAGCTGACCGACGGTGTCACCGGGGACTGA
- a CDS encoding DUF1295 domain-containing protein: MTLGGTLLVTAGVTVVAVVVTFGIARARKRYDTVDTFWGLGFAIVALAAFPFGDGPLSLRLVVTALTVVWGGRLSLHLHLRNHKLPEDPRYARMRQEPLRIFVRVYLFQGLVLYFVSLPVQFAMYGTGFGVLGWLGVVVWLIGFAFETVGDDQLRRFKADPSNKGKVLDTGLWRYTRHPNYFGDACVWWGLYLLACSTWPGAATILSPVAMTFTLARGTGKPMLEKGMARTRPAYAHYVERTSGFFPLPPKKVSPR; this comes from the coding sequence ATGACCCTCGGCGGAACGCTGCTGGTCACCGCCGGCGTCACGGTGGTGGCGGTCGTGGTGACCTTCGGGATCGCGCGGGCGCGCAAGCGCTACGACACGGTCGACACGTTCTGGGGGCTCGGCTTCGCGATCGTCGCGCTCGCCGCGTTCCCCTTCGGCGACGGCCCCCTTTCCCTGCGGCTGGTGGTGACAGCGCTGACCGTGGTGTGGGGCGGACGGCTTTCCCTGCACCTCCACCTGCGCAACCACAAGCTGCCGGAGGACCCGCGGTACGCGCGGATGCGGCAGGAGCCGCTCCGGATCTTCGTCCGCGTGTACCTGTTCCAGGGTCTGGTGCTGTACTTCGTCTCGCTGCCGGTGCAGTTCGCGATGTACGGCACCGGGTTCGGCGTGCTCGGCTGGCTCGGCGTGGTGGTGTGGCTGATAGGGTTCGCGTTCGAGACGGTCGGCGACGACCAGCTGCGCCGGTTCAAGGCCGATCCCTCGAACAAGGGCAAGGTCCTCGACACGGGGTTGTGGCGCTACACGCGCCACCCGAACTACTTCGGCGACGCGTGCGTGTGGTGGGGCCTCTACCTGCTGGCCTGCTCGACGTGGCCGGGCGCGGCGACCATCCTCTCCCCCGTCGCGATGACCTTCACGCTGGCCCGCGGGACGGGGAAACCCATGCTGGAGAAGGGAATGGCTCGCACCCGCCCGGCATACGCCCACTACGTCGAGCGGACCAGCGGCTTCTTCCCGTTGCCGCCCAAGAAGGTCAGTCCCCGGTGA
- a CDS encoding cyclopropane-fatty-acyl-phospholipid synthase family protein: MPNSTAHRLASFAGKLLGGQLPVGLRTWDGTRAGPVDAPTVVLRNRRALRRLLYAPGELGLARAYVTGDLDVEGDLTDGFRRIWALTRTGDLTRVKIGPREWVEAVRLAARLGVVGPPPKPPVEEARLSGKLHSLLRDKSAIAHHYDLGNAFYQLLLDDSMAYSSAYFTSESQSLEQAQHDKLELICRKLGLRPGMRLLDVGCGWGSLLVHAAKHHGVHAVGITLSAEQLQHIRGRLAQHDLEDRVEVRRQDYRELPDTPFDAVASIEMGEHVGEINYPAYAATLRRMVKPGGRVLIQQISRGNVAPGGGAFIERYIAPDMTMRPVGRTVEHLENAGLEVRDVHAMREHYVWTVRAWADTLERNWADVVALIGEPGARVWRLYLAGGALAFEENRMGVDQILSVRPDEHGRSGLPATREWN, from the coding sequence ATGCCGAACAGCACCGCGCACCGCCTCGCCTCGTTCGCCGGGAAGCTCCTCGGCGGGCAGCTCCCCGTCGGCCTGCGGACCTGGGACGGAACCCGCGCCGGCCCAGTGGACGCGCCCACGGTGGTGCTCCGCAACCGCCGTGCCCTGCGCCGCCTGCTCTACGCGCCGGGCGAGCTGGGGCTCGCCCGCGCCTACGTGACCGGTGACCTCGACGTCGAGGGAGACCTGACGGACGGCTTCCGCCGGATCTGGGCCCTCACCCGCACGGGGGACCTGACTCGGGTGAAGATCGGCCCGCGCGAGTGGGTGGAGGCCGTCCGCCTCGCCGCCCGGCTCGGGGTGGTCGGACCGCCGCCGAAGCCGCCGGTCGAAGAGGCCCGCCTGTCGGGCAAGCTGCACAGCCTGCTGCGCGACAAGTCCGCCATCGCCCACCACTACGACCTCGGCAACGCCTTCTACCAGCTGCTGCTCGACGACTCGATGGCCTACTCCAGCGCGTACTTCACCTCCGAGTCGCAGAGCCTCGAGCAGGCACAGCACGACAAGCTGGAGCTGATCTGCCGCAAGCTGGGGCTGCGGCCCGGCATGCGGCTGCTCGACGTCGGCTGCGGCTGGGGCTCGCTGCTGGTCCACGCGGCCAAGCACCACGGCGTGCACGCCGTCGGCATCACGCTCTCGGCCGAGCAGCTGCAGCACATCCGCGGCCGGCTCGCCCAGCACGACCTCGAAGACCGCGTCGAAGTCCGGCGGCAGGACTACCGGGAGCTGCCGGACACGCCGTTCGACGCGGTGGCGTCGATCGAGATGGGCGAGCACGTCGGCGAGATCAACTACCCGGCGTACGCGGCGACGCTGCGGCGCATGGTGAAGCCCGGCGGCCGGGTGTTGATCCAACAGATATCCCGCGGGAACGTCGCCCCCGGCGGCGGCGCGTTCATCGAGCGGTACATCGCCCCGGACATGACGATGCGCCCGGTGGGCCGGACGGTCGAGCACCTCGAAAACGCCGGTCTCGAAGTCCGGGACGTGCACGCGATGCGCGAGCACTACGTCTGGACGGTGCGCGCCTGGGCCGACACCCTGGAGCGGAACTGGGCCGACGTCGTCGCGCTGATCGGCGAGCCGGGCGCGCGGGTCTGGCGGCTCTACCTGGCCGGTGGGGCACTGGCGTTCGAGGAGAACCGGATGGGCGTGGACCAGATCCTGAGCGTGCGGCCCGACGAGCACGGTCGCAGCGGCCTGCCGGCGACGCGGGAGTGGAACTGA
- a CDS encoding NAD(P)/FAD-dependent oxidoreductase, with protein MEITGERIAVIGSGVAGLTAAYLLQRQYEVLLFEADDRLGGHAHTHDVPSAHGGTVGVDSGFIVHNERTYPTLLRLFGELGVRTRDTEMSMSIRCDGCGLQYAGAKGLPGLFAQRGNLARPRYLRMLAEVKKFHRHAKRLLTAKDAGDVTLGAFLVIGGYSRYFTDHFMLPLVSTVWSADRSDTLRYPARYLFEFLRNHGMLSVKNSPAWRTVVGGSREYVERAAKQLTAVHLSTPVRSVLRTARGVEVRDDADTPHRVDRVVVATHADQALALLANPTRAERAVLGAFRYSENEAWLHTDTSVLPSLADARAGWNYRAPVCGAPTGAVQVSYDMNRLMSLDEPTGYVVTLNPGDGPEKAQLVARMRYEHPVYTPESVAAQPRLPELNDGVLAYAGAYHGWGFHEDGCSSGARAAESFGVDW; from the coding sequence GTGGAGATCACGGGAGAACGCATCGCCGTCATCGGCAGCGGGGTGGCCGGGCTGACGGCGGCCTACCTGCTGCAACGCCAGTACGAGGTGCTGCTCTTCGAGGCGGACGATCGCCTGGGCGGGCACGCGCACACGCACGACGTCCCGAGCGCGCACGGCGGGACCGTCGGCGTCGACTCCGGCTTCATCGTCCACAACGAGCGCACCTACCCGACGCTGCTGCGGCTGTTCGGCGAACTCGGCGTGCGCACGCGCGACACGGAGATGTCGATGAGCATCCGGTGCGACGGCTGCGGCCTGCAGTACGCCGGCGCCAAGGGACTGCCCGGGCTCTTCGCCCAGCGCGGCAACCTCGCGCGGCCCCGCTACCTGCGGATGCTGGCCGAGGTGAAGAAGTTCCACCGGCACGCGAAGCGGTTGCTGACGGCGAAGGACGCCGGCGACGTCACGCTCGGCGCGTTCCTGGTCATCGGCGGCTACAGCCGCTACTTCACCGACCACTTCATGCTGCCCCTGGTCTCGACGGTCTGGTCGGCCGACCGCAGCGACACCCTCCGCTACCCGGCGCGGTACCTGTTCGAGTTCCTCCGCAACCACGGCATGCTCTCGGTGAAGAACTCGCCGGCGTGGCGGACCGTCGTCGGCGGGTCCCGCGAATACGTCGAACGCGCGGCCAAGCAGCTGACGGCAGTGCACCTGTCGACGCCGGTGCGCTCGGTGCTGCGGACCGCGCGGGGCGTCGAGGTCCGCGACGACGCCGACACGCCGCACCGGGTCGACCGGGTCGTCGTCGCCACGCACGCCGACCAGGCGCTGGCCCTGCTGGCGAACCCGACACGCGCCGAGCGCGCGGTGCTCGGCGCGTTCCGCTACTCGGAGAACGAGGCCTGGCTGCACACCGACACGAGCGTGCTGCCGTCGCTGGCCGACGCCCGCGCGGGCTGGAACTACCGCGCCCCGGTCTGCGGCGCGCCGACCGGCGCGGTCCAGGTCAGCTACGACATGAACCGCCTGATGAGCCTCGACGAGCCGACCGGCTACGTCGTCACGCTCAACCCGGGCGACGGTCCCGAAAAGGCGCAGCTCGTCGCGCGGATGCGCTACGAGCACCCCGTCTACACCCCGGAATCCGTTGCGGCGCAACCAAGGCTGCCCGAGCTGAACGACGGCGTGCTCGCCTACGCCGGCGCGTACCACGGCTGGGGCTTCCACGAGGACGGCTGCTCTTCGGGCGCCCGCGCCGCCGAAAGCTTCGGAGTGGATTGGTGA